Proteins encoded by one window of Porphyrobacter sp. YT40:
- the parA gene encoding ParA family partition ATPase codes for MTTPSHPHTHTSARTVAIISQKGGAGKTTLAIHLAAAAARAGHISLLIDTDPQASASQWAEWRQGAPPEVIDSAPLRIPAKIAVAAAQGAELIVIDTPPHADFAASKAAECADVVLIPCRPSAFDLAAMRTTIRLVELLARPAFVVFTAGPPHAPHIYADARELVTGFGGQTCPIILPDRAAYRHAVAGGQTVFEFDPDGKAAGEIEQLHMWACEQLHMSTRSQSQAHKRKSA; via the coding sequence ATGACCACGCCCTCACATCCCCACACCCATACATCAGCGCGGACAGTCGCGATCATCAGTCAGAAGGGCGGTGCCGGGAAGACCACGCTGGCCATCCATCTCGCTGCCGCGGCCGCCCGTGCAGGGCACATCAGCCTGCTGATCGACACCGACCCGCAGGCCAGCGCCTCGCAATGGGCTGAGTGGCGGCAAGGCGCGCCGCCGGAGGTGATCGACAGTGCCCCGCTGCGCATCCCGGCGAAGATCGCGGTCGCCGCCGCACAGGGCGCCGAGCTGATCGTGATCGACACGCCGCCACACGCCGATTTTGCGGCCAGCAAAGCAGCCGAATGCGCCGATGTGGTGCTGATCCCGTGCCGCCCCAGCGCCTTCGACCTTGCGGCGATGCGCACGACCATCCGCTTGGTCGAGCTGCTCGCGCGCCCTGCCTTCGTCGTGTTCACTGCCGGACCGCCCCATGCCCCGCACATCTATGCCGATGCCCGCGAACTGGTGACCGGGTTCGGCGGCCAGACCTGCCCCATCATCCTGCCGGACCGCGCGGCCTATCGCCATGCCGTTGCAGGTGGGCAGACCGTGTTCGAGTTCGATCCCGACGGCAAAGCAGCGGGCGAGATTGAACAGCTGCACATGTGGGCATGTGAACAGCTCCACATGTCCACACGCTCACAGTCTCAGGCGCACAAGAGGAAATCCGCATGA
- a CDS encoding ribbon-helix-helix domain-containing protein, translating into MNRFANLADRKPKDDGAAPAPTGSAPVVAQVPTPPSRVGRKAISGYFAPELSLALHTCARRHGLSLQDLMAEAFDDVLRKYGESPIGR; encoded by the coding sequence ATGAACCGCTTCGCTAACCTTGCCGATCGGAAACCCAAGGATGACGGAGCGGCACCTGCGCCAACCGGATCCGCACCTGTCGTCGCTCAGGTTCCCACCCCGCCGAGCCGCGTCGGCCGCAAGGCAATCTCCGGCTACTTCGCACCCGAGCTGTCGCTGGCGCTCCACACCTGCGCGCGCCGCCATGGCCTCAGCCTTCAGGATCTGATGGCCGAAGCCTTCGACGACGTCCTGCGCAAGTACGGCGAGAGCCCCATTGGCCGCTAG
- a CDS encoding HEPN domain-containing protein, with translation MLAEILVRKFLREKRPIDIMNVDRALSETARRCGRSCEDITHFIPCHLMAPQSPASFEIGPIRFLNQSTFRSALAASIRSNRRLGHQMTRRSISQAIEYYRNFGWVAEVKVIGCDKKISEMTAARAALAALNCLHVLIGAGHSTEMQVGGPGLANDRRAGFSVEADGSLSYMVTYGGQGNVGFDDDWMDLFSGADAQEIIANLGIALEQAVNPALQRPLSERLLDAMQWYGEAVREPSQGAKAVKYVTALERMVMTDEKDDIASLVSSRVAALCLDEPTVECRDRWQNEVRRAYDIRSRLVHGSVSPTSEIVFDGVRLGSHLARSTLLSAAKLLGERGLRDEKAANRDLARYYDQIVHHVDAVIMQHAA, from the coding sequence GTGCTCGCCGAAATTTTGGTTCGAAAGTTCCTGCGCGAAAAGCGTCCGATCGACATCATGAATGTCGATCGGGCTTTGTCGGAAACGGCGAGGCGATGCGGCAGAAGCTGCGAGGATATCACACACTTTATCCCTTGCCACCTCATGGCACCACAGAGCCCCGCCTCATTTGAGATCGGACCGATCAGGTTCCTGAACCAGTCAACATTCCGGAGCGCCCTCGCAGCATCAATCCGATCAAACCGTCGGCTTGGCCACCAGATGACGCGGCGCTCGATCTCGCAGGCCATAGAATACTACCGCAATTTCGGATGGGTCGCCGAAGTGAAGGTGATCGGCTGTGACAAGAAGATCTCAGAGATGACAGCTGCCAGAGCTGCCTTGGCGGCACTTAACTGTCTTCATGTCCTGATCGGAGCGGGGCACTCGACAGAAATGCAGGTGGGTGGCCCGGGATTGGCGAATGATCGCAGAGCGGGCTTCAGCGTCGAAGCTGATGGCAGCCTATCCTACATGGTTACCTACGGTGGGCAGGGCAACGTCGGCTTCGATGACGATTGGATGGACCTCTTCTCCGGAGCGGACGCCCAGGAAATCATCGCCAACCTTGGCATCGCCCTCGAACAAGCTGTCAATCCGGCATTGCAGCGCCCGCTCAGCGAAAGGCTACTCGATGCAATGCAGTGGTATGGTGAAGCCGTGAGAGAACCGTCCCAAGGCGCCAAGGCAGTGAAATATGTAACCGCCCTTGAACGGATGGTGATGACGGACGAGAAGGATGACATCGCAAGCCTCGTGTCATCGCGAGTTGCTGCGCTCTGCCTGGACGAACCGACTGTTGAATGCCGGGATCGGTGGCAAAACGAAGTCCGAAGAGCGTATGATATACGTTCGAGGCTCGTGCACGGTTCAGTTTCGCCCACATCAGAGATTGTTTTCGACGGCGTTCGGCTTGGATCGCACCTCGCTCGCAGTACTTTGCTCAGCGCAGCCAAGCTGCTCGGTGAAAGGGGACTGCGTGACGAGAAAGCTGCCAATCGGGATCTGGCGCGCTATTACGATCAAATTGTTCATCACGTTGACGCGGTAATAATGCAACACGCTGCCTAG